From Cygnus atratus isolate AKBS03 ecotype Queensland, Australia chromosome 1, CAtr_DNAZoo_HiC_assembly, whole genome shotgun sequence, the proteins below share one genomic window:
- the KLHL15 gene encoding kelch-like protein 15, whose product MAGDVEGFSSSIHDTSVSAGFRALYEEGLLLDVTLVIEDHQFQAHKALLATQSDYFRIMFTADMRERDQDKIHLKGLTATGFSHVLQFMYYGTIELSMNTVHEILQAAMYVQLIEVVKFCCSFLLAKICLENCAEIMRLLDDFGVNIEGVREKLDSFLLENFVPLMSRPDFLSYLSFEKLMSYLDNDHLSRFPEIELYEAVQAWLRHDRRRWRHTDTIIQNIRFCLMTPSSVFEKVKTSEFYRYSRQLRHEVDQAMNYFHSVHQQPLMEMKSNKIRSAKPQTAVFRGMIGHSMVNSKILLLHKPRVWWELEGPQVPLRPDCLAIVNNFVFLLGGEELGPDGEFHASSKVFRYDPRQNTWLRMADMSVPRSEFAVGVIGRYVYAVAGRTRDETFYSTERYDITEDKWEFVDPYPVNKYGHEGTVLGNKLYITGGITSSSTSKQVCVFDPSKEGTVEQRTRRTQVVTNCWENKCKMNYARCFHKMISYNGKLYVFGGVCVILRASFESQGCPSTEVYDPDTDQWTILASMPIGRSGHGVAVLDKQIMVLGGLCYNGHYSDSILTFDPEENKWKEDEYPRMPCKLDGLQVCSLHFPEYVLEHVRRCS is encoded by the exons ATGGCAGGGGACGTGGAAGGGTTTAGCTCCTCCATCCATGACACCAGTGTCTCTGCTGGATTCAGAGCACTGTATGAGGAGGGATTGCTTCTTGATGTCACACTTGTCATTGAAGACCACCAATTTCAGGCCCATAAAGCACTGCTTGCCACCCAGAGTGATTACTTCAGGATTATGTTCACAGCTGACATGCGGGAACGAGATCAGGACAAAATCCATTTGAAAGGTCTGACAGCTACAGGCTTCAGTCATGTCCTCCAGTTCATGTACTATGGAACTATTGAACTGAGTATGAACACTGTTCATGAAATCCTTCAGGCTGCCATGTATGTCCAGCTTATTGAGGTGGTAAaattttgctgctcttttctcttaGCTAAGATCTGCTTAGAAAACTGTGCAGAAATTATGAGACTTCTGGATGATTTTGGTGTAAACATCGAAGGAGTCAGGGAAAAATTGGACTCCTTTCTGCTAGAGAATTTTGTGCCGCTCATGTCCAGACCTGACTTCCTTTCATATCTGAGCTTCGAGAAGCTCATGTCTTACTTGGATAATGACCATCTGAGCAGGTTTCCAGAGATAGAGCTGTATGAAGCTGTTCAGGCCTGGCTGCGCCATGATAGAAGACGCTGGAGGCATACGGACACCATCATTCAGAACATCAGGTTTTGTTTGATGACACCATCCAGTGTTTTTGAGAAG GTAAAAACATCAGAGTTTTATCGATACTCCCGGCAGCTGCGACATGAGGTTGACCAAGCCATGAATTACTTTCATAGCGTTCACCAACAGCCTTTGATGGAAATGAAATCGAACAAAATTCGTTCTGCCAAACCCCAGACTGCTGTATTTAGAGGAATGATAGGACACAGTATGGTAAACAGTAAAATTCTTCTCTTGCACAAACCAAGGGTCTGGTGGGAACTCGAGGGTCCTCAAGTACCTTTACGACCAGACTGCCTTGCCATTGTGAATAACTTTGTGTTCCTATTAGGTGGGGAAGAACTGGGGCCAGACGGTGAGTTTCATGCTTCATCCAAAGTGTTTAGATATGACCCAAGACAGAACACTTGGTTACGAATGGCAGACATGTCTGTCCCACGGTCTGAGTTTGCTGTTGGAGTTATTGGGAGGTATGTTTACGCAGTGGCTGGGAGAACCAGGGACGAAACGTTTTACTCAACCGAACGGTATGATATTACTGAAGATAAATGGGAGTTTGTGGATCCCTATCCGGTCAATAAGTACGGACATGAAGGGACTGTGCTTGGTAACAAGCTGTATATCACTGGTGGAATTACATCATCTTCAACCTCTAAGCAAGTGTGTGTATTTGATCCCAGTAAAGAAGGGACAGTAGAGCAGCGAACAAGGAGAACTCAAGTGGTCACTAATTGTTGGGAGAACAAGTGCAAAATGAATTATGCGAGATGCTTtcacaaaatgatttcttaTAATGGTAAGCTGTATGTCTTTGGTGGTGTCTGCGTGATTCTAAGGGCCTCCTTTGAATCTCAAGGGTGTCCGTCTACAGAGGTTTACGACCCAGATACTGATCAGTGGACTATACTGGCTTCTATGCCGATTGGTAGGAGTGGTCATGGTGTAGCTGTTCTGGACAAACAGATAATGGTTCTTGGAGGCCTTTGTTACAATGGTCATTACAGTGATTCGATTCTCACCTTTGatccagaggaaaacaaatggaaagaagaTGAATACCCAAGGATGCCATGTAAGCTGGATGGCTTACAAGTCTGCAGCTTGCACTTCCCTGAATATGTTTTGGAGCATGTTAGACGGTGCAGCTAA